From one Streptomyces sp. NBC_01478 genomic stretch:
- a CDS encoding glycosyl hydrolase family 28-related protein, translating into MGSEQQSDSSTRRRKFLAGAVAGLAGAGAGAAITVGSATPAAAAAGGSDWFDVKEYGAVGDGSTDDTAKVQAAIDAAAAGGGTVYFPTGKYLVKPAGTTPALSVTGNNIRLVGANSKAAMLVKGADGILLRMSGAGADNTGATHRRYCSVDDLGFNGNNHTGLLLELYYTDNCYFRDVFMTSNLDICVDAVEFWDSRFYNLVIESSTGTAGTSSPNIWLRNTSTATSGAWGYSTDNINQIHFTGCRLEAFGTGALWITQGPAAINNPNGIHLTDCKFETSQMQGGPHLKVDASCKHVHASNIYAYAGGFASGYSTAQNIIAWAGIASSLENVLIANGSTATINSGIDLYAGSGTTAVLRDVVGVYGTKPAGAHIYYEASSAGDFLVENCYGNTGTQSSGTIPTRNQPGPRLRLVAGAVSDSSFTRTPLDGTTAVDTANNRLYVRVGGSWMWTQLNS; encoded by the coding sequence ATGGGTTCGGAACAGCAGTCGGACAGCAGCACGAGACGCCGTAAGTTCCTGGCGGGGGCAGTCGCCGGGCTGGCCGGTGCCGGTGCCGGTGCGGCGATCACCGTGGGGAGCGCGACGCCCGCCGCGGCGGCGGCCGGGGGCTCGGACTGGTTCGACGTCAAGGAGTACGGCGCCGTCGGCGACGGCTCCACGGACGACACCGCCAAGGTCCAGGCGGCGATCGACGCCGCGGCGGCCGGCGGTGGCACCGTCTACTTCCCGACGGGCAAGTACCTGGTCAAACCCGCGGGTACCACCCCCGCCCTGTCGGTCACCGGCAACAACATCCGGCTCGTGGGCGCCAACAGCAAGGCCGCGATGCTCGTGAAGGGCGCGGACGGCATCCTGCTGCGCATGTCGGGGGCCGGGGCCGACAACACCGGTGCGACGCACCGGCGTTACTGCTCCGTCGACGACCTCGGCTTCAACGGCAACAACCACACCGGGCTGCTGCTGGAGCTGTACTACACGGACAACTGCTACTTCCGCGACGTCTTCATGACCAGCAACCTCGACATCTGCGTCGACGCCGTGGAGTTCTGGGACTCCCGCTTCTACAACCTGGTGATCGAGTCGTCCACCGGGACCGCGGGCACCTCCAGCCCCAACATCTGGCTGCGCAACACCTCCACGGCCACCTCGGGGGCATGGGGGTACAGCACCGACAACATCAACCAGATCCACTTCACCGGGTGCCGTCTGGAAGCCTTCGGGACCGGCGCGCTGTGGATCACCCAGGGCCCGGCCGCCATCAACAATCCCAACGGCATCCACCTCACGGACTGCAAGTTCGAGACCTCGCAGATGCAGGGCGGCCCACACCTGAAGGTCGACGCCTCCTGCAAGCACGTCCACGCCAGCAACATCTACGCGTACGCGGGCGGCTTCGCCAGCGGCTACTCCACCGCGCAGAACATCATCGCCTGGGCCGGAATCGCCAGTTCGCTGGAGAACGTCCTCATCGCCAACGGCTCCACCGCCACCATCAACTCCGGCATCGACCTCTATGCCGGATCCGGCACGACCGCCGTCCTGCGCGACGTCGTCGGCGTCTACGGCACCAAGCCGGCCGGGGCTCACATCTACTACGAGGCGAGCAGCGCCGGCGACTTCCTGGTGGAGAACTGCTACGGCAACACCGGCACCCAGTCGAGCGGCACCATCCCGACCCGCAACCAGCCGGGACCCCGGCTACGCCTGGTCGCCGGCGCCGTCAGCGACTCCTCGTTCACCCGGACGCCCCTCGACGGGACGACGGCGGTCGACACGGCCAACAATCGGCTCTACGTGCGGGTGGGCGGCAGTTGGATGTGGACGCAGCTCAACTCCTAG
- the glmM gene encoding phosphoglucosamine mutase, producing MGRLFGTDGVRGVANADLTAELALGLSVAAAHVLAEAGTFAGHRATAVVGRDPRASGEFLEAAVVAGLASSGVDVLLVGVLPTPAVAYLTGVLGADLGVMLSASHNAMPDNGLKFLARGGHKLDDELEDRIEKVYEEHRTGAPWDRPTGSGVGRVRHYGEGFDQYVAHLIGVLPNRLDGLKIVLDEAHGAASRVSPEAFSRAGAEIITIGADPNGLNINDGCGSTHLGLLKAAVVEHGADFGIAHDGDADRCLAVDHTGEEVDGDQIMAVIALAMRERSALRSDTVVATVMSNLGFKLAMEREGLTLIQTAVGDRYVLEEMKEHGYALGGEQSGHVIILDHATTGDGTLTGLMLAARVADTGRTLKDLASVMTRLPQVLINVPDVDRTRVGTSADLAAAVSEAERELGSTGRVLLRPSGTEPLVRVMVEAADIDQARSVAGRLADAVKSALG from the coding sequence GTGGGACGACTCTTCGGCACGGACGGCGTGCGCGGTGTCGCCAACGCGGATCTGACGGCCGAACTGGCCCTCGGGCTCTCCGTCGCGGCGGCGCATGTGCTGGCCGAGGCGGGCACCTTCGCAGGCCACCGGGCGACGGCCGTGGTCGGGCGGGACCCGCGCGCGTCCGGGGAGTTCCTGGAGGCCGCGGTGGTCGCGGGCCTGGCCAGCTCGGGAGTGGACGTACTGCTCGTCGGTGTGCTGCCCACCCCCGCGGTGGCGTATCTCACCGGTGTGCTGGGCGCCGACCTCGGTGTGATGCTCTCCGCCAGCCACAACGCCATGCCCGACAACGGACTGAAGTTCCTCGCGCGCGGCGGGCACAAGCTCGACGACGAGCTGGAGGACCGGATCGAGAAGGTCTACGAGGAGCACCGCACCGGCGCTCCCTGGGACCGCCCGACCGGCTCGGGCGTCGGCCGGGTCCGGCACTACGGCGAAGGCTTCGACCAGTACGTCGCCCATCTCATCGGCGTGCTCCCGAACCGGCTCGACGGGCTGAAGATCGTCCTCGACGAGGCGCACGGCGCCGCCTCCCGGGTCTCCCCGGAGGCGTTCTCGCGCGCGGGCGCAGAGATCATCACGATCGGCGCGGACCCCAACGGGCTGAACATCAACGACGGTTGCGGCTCGACCCACCTGGGTCTGCTCAAGGCCGCCGTCGTCGAGCACGGCGCCGACTTCGGCATCGCGCACGACGGGGACGCCGACCGCTGCCTGGCCGTGGACCACACCGGTGAAGAGGTCGACGGGGATCAGATCATGGCCGTGATCGCGCTGGCGATGCGGGAGCGTTCCGCACTGCGCTCCGACACCGTCGTCGCGACCGTCATGTCGAACCTCGGCTTCAAACTGGCCATGGAGCGCGAGGGCCTGACGCTCATTCAGACCGCGGTCGGTGACCGCTACGTCCTGGAGGAGATGAAGGAGCACGGCTACGCGCTGGGCGGCGAGCAGTCCGGGCACGTCATCATCCTGGACCACGCGACCACCGGCGACGGCACGCTGACCGGCCTGATGCTGGCCGCTCGGGTCGCCGACACGGGTCGTACCCTCAAGGACCTCGCGTCCGTGATGACGCGGCTGCCGCAGGTGCTCATCAACGTGCCCGACGTGGACCGCACCCGGGTGGGCACCTCCGCCGACCTTGCTGCGGCGGTCTCCGAGGCCGAGCGTGAACTCGGGTCCACGGGGCGGGTGTTGCTGCGTCCGTCCGGTACCGAGCCGCTGGTACGGGTGATGGTGGAGGCCGCCGACATCGACCAGGCGCGGTCGGTCGCCGGGCGGCTGGCGGACGCGGTGAAGTCGGCGCTGGGCTGA
- a CDS encoding DUF389 domain-containing protein gives MLHLRLISPADRTDAVVRLIETTVGTAHLVVLPGAARNPAGDVVMCDVAREAGDELIGALRELELDRTGSIAVENIDLSLSERADEAAEEAPGEGADAVLWEHLADATHEESTLTVTYVAFLAVATMLAACGVMLDNAILIVGAMAVGPEFGPLAGISTALVRKAPQLVWRSLWALLAGFAAAMVLTAGFSWLLDTLGLFEKSMVEAPRPNTAFIWKPDWMSFVVAFLAGIAGTLSLTSAKSGALIGVAISVTTVPAAANAAVAFSYGDYSQTWGSTWQLLANLGGIVLAGTLTLLAQKAFWAWQRERTPRAGQNPSGR, from the coding sequence ATGCTGCACCTGCGCCTGATCTCCCCCGCCGACCGGACCGACGCCGTGGTCCGGCTGATCGAGACGACCGTCGGCACCGCACACCTCGTCGTCCTGCCCGGCGCCGCCCGCAACCCGGCCGGCGACGTCGTGATGTGCGATGTCGCCCGCGAGGCCGGTGACGAACTCATCGGCGCGCTAAGGGAGTTGGAGCTGGACCGCACCGGCTCCATCGCCGTCGAGAACATCGACCTGTCGCTGTCGGAGCGGGCCGACGAGGCCGCGGAGGAGGCGCCCGGCGAAGGTGCCGACGCCGTGCTGTGGGAGCACCTCGCCGACGCGACGCACGAGGAGTCGACCCTTACCGTCACCTACGTCGCGTTCCTGGCCGTGGCGACCATGCTCGCGGCCTGCGGTGTGATGCTGGACAACGCGATCCTGATCGTGGGCGCGATGGCCGTAGGACCGGAGTTCGGGCCGCTCGCGGGAATCTCGACGGCGTTGGTGCGGAAGGCACCCCAACTGGTCTGGCGGTCGCTGTGGGCGCTGCTCGCCGGGTTCGCGGCGGCCATGGTCCTTACGGCGGGCTTCAGTTGGCTGCTGGACACCCTCGGGCTCTTCGAGAAGTCGATGGTGGAGGCCCCGCGCCCCAACACCGCCTTCATCTGGAAGCCCGACTGGATGTCCTTCGTCGTGGCCTTCCTGGCCGGCATCGCGGGCACCCTGTCGCTGACGTCCGCGAAGTCCGGTGCCCTGATCGGCGTCGCGATCTCGGTGACGACCGTCCCGGCCGCCGCGAACGCCGCCGTGGCCTTCAGCTACGGCGACTACTCCCAGACGTGGGGCTCCACTTGGCAGTTGCTCGCCAACCTGGGCGGCATCGTGCTGGCGGGCACGCTCACGCTGCTGGCCCAGAAGGCGTTCTGGGCCTGGCAGCGTGAGCGCACACCTCGAGCGGGCCAAAACCCGTCCGGACGCTAG
- a CDS encoding RICIN domain-containing protein, with protein sequence MRLRLGRPPIPPGRQRPPKSARFAAGPVLTRLLPPVLATALLAGIAVGSGQVLPAGGQDAVPASDSYPWYEDTAAEQLRQDQCLMTDVLRLGGTYMATTAQNALNQPQDALHTQADRAHWEQTPLSTAYQKDRDFSARELNEINALRDAWKVPVTGLNTPAGFTETGFHWPPGTNGDGLESFYGQTGLTQWISDRFWQNEDDFYEDSTPAVDTATLAAVDTLGNPRYTADPDPGLPTSEWNRARAERDAFTWMHGGPGRHTDADDARIFLESGGFPRTAPDPDSAEYRIAVENLKSRFATCAWRDPLDPNGVLGAASSAAATEWQQEIASQATQRNQILDANKTAVEALATASKTLGDLLGQSWAADRLTRWQDYWSDGGIGWVGNAPTAIKVHAAAGKCLEVQDAAKTDGAAVQLNTCSTAAAQKWEIYGDDKGLHLRNVNSLKCVDVAGNNPANGTKIRQWTCNSSPAQTWEFNLRATSALKNTGTGKCVDLAAYTVGQDSRLWDCTSGGPQQYDVTPSGHTGTVPPAAQFTKAAAGLAKARAASASKLADIKAQLTAAQKAATASDTAEQAAYTVADTNGAPRGRGLLVGQQKAQVTKGAVAALDAMVKAGTTAEAATRAAVADSATITQRALAQAAQVKAEFRKKAAEKAELQAKAAADAAKVHRDNAKKDKETAEAKLTVALGAESDAKAAAADAHAKRLAAESEEATAKAEKETAEAKQAEANQHKQTAQAEAVKAKDAKDKAETAEQTAQSRRDDAVGARDNAKDKRDDAWEAEQKADAARAKADAKGAYADSLDAGDAADAARSAANEADTQAGKAETAATNARAAANAATQAAAEADAAATRAEAAAKRARADADAAQAAKLKADAAVRTATAAVADAVKAAAHAAEEAKTAVQLADQAEELAKTARTNANAALKEAANARIAAAKAAGFAHVTAQAAVDATTSAEQVAAPANDAIQLGSPYLTTDSAAALVVLSGQSSKTIAEQQQAVAAAHARNASEEAAAAQAIADQATGDAKAALQHAANAAGYAKAARGYAQEALGYAADAAAAAAKAAQSLTRTIEYDRQATEDAAAADAAAGRAENYATSARSAADQAALDAAAARAAATEAEAAAKDARAAADRADVAATEAEQAAKDADKYATEAQEAADRTERQDKAGQLETGTVFDEVGGSIGNMFYVVDHLDKIGDPETVRKTDGCDGWIDKLFYKGDCTITTKIRFKAVLDLYMCTAQDLDLEQYRCPSGATVYLGEYPTKELSTEVTHTITIAEYQRNIDPVDILFGSWIRCVQKIAPGGAGGSLGGCAWAAVDVASLFAGKILRPIADAVRAVDAAARTGIGFTEAYQALRALGLADDVVLQIGIKGLDELVEACARVRTSLTTRASVTAGGCPTGLIGYNSDEMSRLAFQFRTESGYYGPDHNIAVAKVPGWNDPKTGDYVIGNSGFTGHSETTILDKLKARNIDPKTIEALYTERQPCKNCGSALEDALAPGTPITWSVPYDISYWEGAQELLGHYINQARGRRLAKSATADPQGEER encoded by the coding sequence ATGCGCCTCAGACTCGGCCGACCGCCGATACCGCCCGGACGACAGAGACCGCCGAAGTCGGCACGATTCGCCGCCGGCCCGGTCCTCACCCGGCTCCTCCCGCCCGTCCTCGCCACCGCGCTGCTCGCCGGCATAGCCGTCGGCTCGGGTCAGGTCCTCCCCGCCGGCGGGCAGGACGCCGTCCCCGCGAGTGACAGCTATCCCTGGTACGAGGACACCGCCGCCGAGCAACTGCGGCAGGACCAGTGCCTGATGACCGACGTCCTGCGGCTCGGCGGCACCTACATGGCCACGACCGCGCAGAACGCCCTGAACCAGCCGCAGGACGCGCTGCACACCCAGGCCGACCGGGCCCACTGGGAGCAGACGCCGCTGTCGACGGCGTACCAGAAGGACCGCGACTTCTCGGCCCGCGAACTCAACGAGATCAACGCGCTCCGCGACGCCTGGAAAGTGCCCGTCACCGGACTGAACACCCCGGCCGGCTTCACCGAGACCGGCTTCCACTGGCCGCCCGGCACCAACGGCGACGGCCTGGAGAGCTTCTACGGCCAGACCGGCCTGACCCAGTGGATCTCCGACCGGTTCTGGCAGAACGAGGACGACTTCTACGAGGACTCCACGCCCGCCGTCGACACGGCGACCCTCGCCGCCGTCGACACCCTGGGGAACCCGCGCTACACCGCCGACCCCGACCCGGGTCTGCCGACCAGCGAGTGGAACCGGGCCCGCGCCGAGCGGGACGCGTTCACCTGGATGCACGGGGGCCCGGGCCGGCACACGGACGCCGACGACGCCCGTATCTTCCTGGAGTCCGGCGGCTTCCCCCGTACCGCCCCGGACCCGGACAGCGCCGAGTACCGGATCGCCGTGGAGAATCTGAAGTCCAGGTTCGCCACCTGTGCGTGGCGTGATCCGCTCGACCCGAACGGCGTGCTGGGCGCGGCGAGTTCGGCCGCCGCCACCGAGTGGCAGCAGGAGATCGCCTCGCAGGCGACCCAGCGCAACCAGATCCTGGACGCGAACAAGACCGCCGTGGAGGCCCTCGCCACCGCGTCCAAGACGCTCGGCGATCTGCTGGGCCAGTCCTGGGCCGCCGACCGGCTCACCCGCTGGCAGGACTACTGGTCCGACGGCGGGATCGGCTGGGTCGGCAACGCGCCGACCGCCATCAAGGTGCACGCGGCCGCCGGCAAGTGTCTGGAGGTCCAGGACGCCGCCAAGACCGACGGCGCCGCGGTCCAACTGAACACGTGCTCCACCGCGGCCGCGCAGAAGTGGGAGATCTACGGCGACGACAAGGGCCTGCACCTGCGCAACGTCAACTCCCTGAAGTGCGTGGACGTCGCGGGCAACAACCCGGCCAACGGCACGAAGATCCGCCAGTGGACGTGCAACAGCTCGCCCGCGCAGACCTGGGAGTTCAACCTCCGGGCCACCTCGGCCCTGAAGAACACCGGCACCGGCAAGTGCGTCGACCTGGCCGCCTACACCGTGGGCCAGGACAGCCGGCTGTGGGACTGCACCAGCGGCGGCCCCCAGCAGTACGACGTCACGCCCTCCGGCCACACCGGGACCGTGCCGCCGGCGGCCCAGTTCACCAAGGCCGCCGCCGGCCTCGCCAAGGCCCGCGCGGCATCGGCGAGCAAGCTCGCCGACATCAAGGCCCAGCTCACCGCCGCGCAGAAGGCGGCCACCGCCTCGGACACCGCCGAGCAGGCCGCGTACACCGTCGCGGACACGAACGGCGCGCCCCGGGGCCGCGGACTGCTGGTCGGCCAGCAGAAGGCACAGGTCACCAAGGGCGCGGTCGCCGCGCTGGACGCGATGGTGAAGGCCGGCACGACCGCCGAGGCCGCCACCCGCGCCGCCGTCGCCGACAGCGCGACCATCACCCAGCGGGCGCTGGCACAGGCCGCGCAGGTGAAGGCCGAGTTCCGCAAGAAGGCCGCCGAGAAGGCCGAGTTGCAGGCCAAGGCCGCGGCCGACGCGGCGAAGGTCCACCGCGACAACGCCAAGAAGGACAAGGAGACCGCGGAGGCCAAGCTCACCGTGGCCCTGGGCGCCGAGAGCGACGCGAAGGCCGCCGCCGCCGACGCGCACGCCAAGCGGCTCGCGGCCGAGTCCGAGGAAGCCACCGCGAAGGCGGAGAAGGAGACCGCCGAGGCCAAGCAGGCGGAGGCGAACCAGCACAAGCAGACGGCCCAGGCCGAGGCGGTCAAGGCCAAGGACGCCAAGGACAAGGCCGAGACCGCCGAGCAGACCGCGCAGAGCAGGCGGGACGACGCGGTCGGCGCCCGCGACAACGCCAAGGACAAGCGGGACGACGCGTGGGAGGCCGAGCAGAAGGCCGACGCGGCCCGCGCCAAGGCCGACGCCAAGGGTGCCTACGCCGACTCCCTGGACGCCGGTGACGCGGCGGACGCGGCCCGAAGTGCCGCGAACGAGGCGGACACCCAGGCCGGCAAGGCCGAGACGGCCGCCACGAACGCCCGCGCCGCGGCGAACGCCGCCACCCAGGCCGCCGCCGAAGCGGACGCCGCCGCCACCCGGGCCGAGGCCGCCGCCAAGCGGGCCCGCGCCGACGCGGACGCGGCCCAGGCCGCCAAGCTGAAGGCCGACGCCGCCGTACGCACCGCCACGGCAGCGGTCGCCGACGCCGTCAAGGCCGCCGCGCACGCCGCCGAGGAGGCGAAGACCGCGGTCCAACTGGCCGACCAGGCCGAGGAGTTGGCCAAGACCGCACGGACCAACGCGAACGCCGCGCTCAAGGAGGCCGCCAACGCCCGTATCGCCGCGGCGAAGGCGGCGGGCTTCGCCCATGTCACCGCCCAGGCCGCGGTGGACGCGACGACGTCCGCCGAACAGGTCGCCGCCCCGGCCAACGACGCGATCCAGCTCGGCTCGCCCTACCTCACCACCGACTCGGCCGCGGCCCTGGTCGTCCTGAGCGGCCAGTCGTCCAAGACGATCGCCGAGCAGCAACAGGCCGTGGCCGCCGCCCACGCCCGCAACGCGTCCGAGGAGGCCGCCGCCGCCCAGGCCATCGCCGACCAGGCGACGGGCGACGCCAAGGCCGCCCTCCAGCACGCGGCCAACGCCGCCGGCTACGCCAAGGCCGCCCGCGGCTACGCCCAGGAGGCCCTCGGCTACGCGGCCGACGCGGCGGCAGCCGCCGCCAAGGCGGCCCAGTCCCTGACCCGCACGATCGAGTACGACCGCCAGGCCACCGAGGACGCGGCAGCGGCCGACGCGGCAGCCGGCCGCGCCGAGAACTACGCCACCTCAGCCCGCTCCGCAGCCGACCAGGCAGCCCTCGACGCCGCCGCGGCCCGCGCGGCGGCCACCGAGGCCGAAGCGGCGGCCAAGGACGCCCGAGCGGCGGCCGACCGGGCGGACGTTGCGGCGACCGAGGCGGAGCAGGCGGCCAAGGACGCGGACAAGTACGCGACGGAGGCGCAGGAGGCGGCCGACAGAACCGAACGCCAGGACAAGGCCGGCCAACTCGAAACAGGAACCGTCTTCGACGAGGTCGGCGGCTCCATCGGCAACATGTTCTACGTCGTCGACCATCTCGACAAGATCGGCGATCCGGAGACCGTCAGGAAGACGGACGGCTGCGACGGCTGGATCGACAAGCTCTTCTACAAGGGCGACTGCACGATCACCACGAAGATCCGCTTCAAGGCGGTCCTCGACCTGTACATGTGCACCGCGCAGGACCTGGACCTGGAGCAGTACCGCTGCCCCTCCGGCGCCACGGTCTACCTGGGCGAGTACCCGACCAAGGAACTCTCCACCGAGGTCACGCACACCATCACGATCGCCGAGTACCAGAGGAACATCGACCCGGTCGACATCCTCTTCGGCAGTTGGATCAGGTGCGTCCAGAAGATCGCCCCGGGCGGCGCCGGCGGAAGCCTGGGCGGCTGCGCGTGGGCGGCCGTGGATGTCGCGTCCCTGTTCGCGGGCAAGATCCTCAGGCCCATCGCGGACGCGGTCAGGGCGGTGGACGCGGCCGCGCGGACCGGCATCGGCTTCACCGAGGCCTACCAGGCTTTGCGCGCCCTGGGCCTCGCCGACGACGTCGTCCTGCAGATCGGGATCAAGGGACTCGACGAACTGGTCGAGGCCTGCGCCAGGGTCCGTACCTCGCTGACCACACGAGCGTCCGTGACCGCCGGCGGATGCCCCACGGGGTTGATCGGCTACAACAGCGACGAAATGAGCAGGCTCGCGTTCCAGTTCAGGACGGAGAGCGGATACTACGGGCCGGATCACAACATCGCCGTCGCGAAGGTACCGGGATGGAACGACCCCAAGACCGGCGACTACGTGATCGGCAACAGCGGCTTCACGGGGCACTCGGAGACAACGATCCTGGACAAGCTGAAAGCACGGAACATCGACCCCAAGACGATCGAAGCCCTCTACACCGAGCGGCAGCCCTGCAAGAACTGCGGCTCCGCTCTGGAGGACGCCCTCGCACCGGGCACACCGATCACCTGGTCGGTCCCCTACGACATTTCCTACTGGGAGGGAGCGCAGGAGCTGCTCGGCCACTACATCAATCAGGCCCGTGGGCGACGCCTGGCAAAGTCCGCGACAGCCGATCCGCAGGGCGAGGAACGATAG
- the coaA gene encoding type I pantothenate kinase, with product MPRSAHRHKPEATPYVDLTRAEWSALRDKTPLPLTAEEVEKLRGLGDVIDLDEVRDIYLPLSRLLNLYVGATDGLRNALNTFLGEQGSQSGTPFVIGVAGSVAVGKSTVARLLQALLSRWPEHPRVELVTTDGFLLPTRELEARGLMSRKGFPESYDRRALTRFVADIKAGKDEVTAPVYSHLIYDIVPDQRLTVRRPDILIVEGLNVLQPALPGKDGRTRVGLADYFDFSVYVDASAEDIERWYLNRFRKLRATAFQNPDSYFRKYTQVSEDEAVDYARTLWRTINKPNLVENIAPTRGRAALVIRKGTDHKVRRLSLRKL from the coding sequence ATGCCCCGGAGCGCCCACCGGCACAAGCCGGAGGCGACTCCCTACGTCGACCTCACCCGAGCCGAGTGGAGCGCGCTGCGCGACAAGACGCCGCTGCCGCTCACCGCCGAGGAGGTCGAGAAGCTGCGCGGCCTCGGTGATGTCATCGACCTCGACGAGGTGCGTGACATCTACCTCCCGCTGTCCAGACTCCTCAACCTCTACGTCGGCGCCACGGACGGCCTGAGAAACGCGCTGAACACCTTCCTCGGCGAACAGGGCTCCCAGTCCGGCACCCCGTTCGTCATAGGCGTCGCCGGCTCCGTGGCCGTGGGAAAGTCGACCGTCGCGCGCCTCCTCCAGGCGCTGCTCTCCCGCTGGCCCGAGCACCCCCGCGTCGAACTGGTCACCACCGACGGATTCCTGCTGCCCACAAGGGAGTTGGAGGCCCGCGGGCTCATGTCGCGCAAGGGCTTCCCCGAGTCGTACGACCGCCGCGCGCTCACCCGCTTCGTCGCCGACATCAAGGCCGGGAAGGACGAGGTCACCGCGCCCGTCTACTCGCACCTCATCTACGACATCGTGCCCGATCAGCGGCTCACCGTCCGCCGGCCCGACATCCTGATCGTGGAGGGGCTGAACGTGCTGCAGCCCGCGCTCCCCGGCAAGGACGGCCGTACGCGGGTCGGTCTCGCCGACTACTTCGACTTCAGTGTGTACGTCGACGCGAGCGCCGAGGACATCGAGCGCTGGTATCTGAACCGGTTCCGCAAGCTGCGCGCCACCGCGTTCCAGAACCCGGACTCGTACTTCCGCAAGTACACCCAGGTCTCCGAGGACGAGGCCGTCGACTACGCCCGCACCCTCTGGCGCACCATCAACAAACCCAACCTGGTGGAGAACATCGCCCCCACCCGGGGCCGCGCCGCCCTCGTCATCCGCAAGGGAACCGACCACAAGGTGCGCCGACTCAGCCTGCGGAAGCTGTAG